From a single Bradyrhizobium sediminis genomic region:
- the sufD gene encoding Fe-S cluster assembly protein SufD: MNVALAKTETGRALSDSFAVARDRLPGAGKVADQRRQAFEAYERAGLPHRRIEDWKYTDLRALMREVLPLAPAPDAAALNRAAAALKLHAIDGARRLVLVDGVFAPKLSETANPEQGLAIRTLCEALETGDAALQAQLFAPDHSDSMVALNSAMMTDGLVIEIADGAVLAQPLHIVHIASSAVPAAMFTRSLLRLGKAAGATLVESYISADGAKAYQVHDALVLSIGDGARLDHVRLVEDGRDAFNISSSVMRLGAHAHFNTFGMTSGSGVSRYQAVIAFAGEGSKVEANGVNLLNGHQHADTTLFMDHAVPNCVSREIFRAVVDDRGHSVFQGRIIVRPDAQKTDAKMMTRALLLSDEAEADNKPELEIFADDVTCGHGAAIGALDESLLFYLRARGLPEKEAQALLIQAFVGEAIESIVNDGLRELAISAAQRWLEARG, translated from the coding sequence ATGAACGTTGCATTGGCAAAGACCGAGACCGGACGCGCGCTGAGCGACAGCTTCGCGGTCGCGCGTGACCGGCTGCCCGGCGCGGGCAAGGTCGCGGATCAGAGGCGACAGGCGTTCGAGGCCTACGAGCGCGCCGGCCTGCCGCACCGGCGGATCGAGGACTGGAAATACACCGACCTGCGCGCACTGATGCGCGAGGTGTTGCCGCTTGCGCCCGCACCGGACGCGGCGGCGCTGAACCGCGCAGCCGCCGCGCTGAAACTGCATGCGATCGACGGCGCGCGCCGGCTGGTACTGGTCGACGGCGTGTTCGCGCCAAAACTGTCGGAAACGGCCAATCCCGAACAAGGCCTCGCCATCCGCACGCTGTGCGAGGCGCTGGAAACCGGCGATGCGGCGCTGCAGGCGCAATTGTTCGCGCCCGACCATTCCGATTCCATGGTGGCGCTGAACAGCGCGATGATGACCGACGGCCTCGTGATCGAGATCGCCGACGGCGCCGTGCTGGCGCAGCCGCTGCATATCGTCCATATCGCCAGCAGCGCCGTGCCCGCGGCGATGTTCACCCGCTCGCTGCTCCGCCTCGGCAAGGCCGCTGGCGCGACGCTGGTGGAAAGCTACATCAGTGCCGATGGCGCCAAGGCCTATCAGGTCCATGACGCGCTGGTACTTTCGATCGGCGACGGCGCGCGGCTCGACCATGTCCGCCTGGTCGAGGATGGCCGCGACGCCTTCAACATCTCCTCATCGGTGATGCGGCTCGGCGCCCACGCCCATTTCAACACCTTCGGCATGACCTCCGGCTCCGGCGTCAGCCGTTACCAGGCCGTCATCGCCTTTGCCGGCGAGGGTTCGAAGGTCGAGGCCAACGGCGTCAATCTGCTGAACGGCCATCAGCACGCCGACACCACGCTGTTCATGGACCACGCGGTGCCGAATTGCGTCAGCCGCGAGATCTTCCGCGCCGTGGTCGACGACCGCGGCCATTCGGTGTTCCAGGGCCGCATCATCGTCCGCCCTGACGCGCAGAAGACCGACGCCAAGATGATGACGCGGGCGTTGCTCTTGTCCGACGAGGCTGAGGCCGACAACAAGCCGGAGCTGGAGATTTTCGCCGACGACGTCACCTGCGGCCATGGCGCCGCCATCGGCGCGCTCGACGAGAGCCTGTTGTTCTATCTGCGCGCGCGGGGCCTGCCCGAGAAGGAGGCCCAGGCGCTGCTGATCCAGGCCTTCGTCGGCGAGGCGATCGAATCCATCGTCAATGACGGCCTGCGCGAACTCGCGATCTCGGCGGCGCAGCGCTGGCTGGAGGCACGGGGATGA
- the sufB gene encoding Fe-S cluster assembly protein SufB, giving the protein MAAVQETVDRVRRIDVDQYRYGFETVIESDKAPKGLSEDTVRFISAKKNEPAWMLEWRLEAYRRWLTMTEPTWARVNYPKIDYQDLYYYSAPKPKKQVSSLDEIDPEILKTYEKLGIPLREVEVLEGVARPEGERRIAVDAVFDSVSVATTFKEELKKAGVIFMPISEAIREHPELVQKYLGTVVPTSDNYFATLNSAVFSDGSFVYVPPGVRCPMELSTYFRINERNTGQFERTLIIADKGAYVSYLEGCTAPQRDENQLHAAVVELVTLDDAEIKYSTVQNWYPGNSEGVGGIYNFVTKRGDCRGNNSKISWTQVETGSAITWKYPSCILRGDNSRGEFYSIAISNGHQQVDSGTKMIHLGKNTTSRIISKGIAAGVSQNTYRGLVTAHRKATGARNFTACDSLLIGDKCGAHTVPYIEAKNSSALFEHEATTSKISEDVLFYCVQRGLSQEEAVGLVVNGFVKDVLQQLPMEFAVEAQKLISISLEGSVG; this is encoded by the coding sequence ATGGCGGCCGTACAAGAGACCGTCGATCGGGTGCGCCGGATCGACGTCGATCAATATCGTTATGGGTTTGAGACCGTAATCGAGTCCGACAAGGCCCCGAAGGGGTTATCGGAAGATACCGTCCGCTTCATTTCGGCGAAAAAGAACGAGCCAGCCTGGATGCTGGAATGGCGGCTGGAGGCCTATCGGCGCTGGCTGACCATGACCGAGCCGACCTGGGCGCGGGTCAATTACCCCAAGATCGATTACCAGGATCTCTATTACTACTCGGCGCCGAAGCCGAAGAAGCAGGTCTCGTCGCTGGACGAGATCGATCCGGAAATTCTCAAGACCTACGAGAAGCTCGGCATTCCCCTGCGCGAGGTGGAAGTGCTGGAGGGCGTCGCCCGCCCCGAGGGCGAACGCAGGATCGCCGTCGACGCCGTGTTCGATTCGGTTTCCGTGGCGACCACCTTCAAGGAAGAGCTGAAGAAAGCCGGCGTGATCTTCATGCCGATCTCGGAGGCGATCCGCGAGCATCCCGAACTGGTGCAGAAATATCTCGGCACCGTGGTGCCGACCTCGGACAACTATTTCGCTACGCTGAACTCGGCGGTGTTCTCCGACGGCTCGTTCGTCTATGTGCCGCCGGGCGTGCGCTGCCCGATGGAGCTGTCGACCTATTTCCGCATCAACGAGCGCAACACCGGCCAGTTCGAGCGCACCCTGATCATCGCCGACAAGGGTGCATACGTCAGCTATCTCGAAGGCTGCACCGCGCCGCAGCGCGACGAGAACCAGTTGCACGCCGCCGTGGTCGAGCTGGTGACGCTCGACGACGCCGAGATCAAATATTCGACGGTGCAGAACTGGTACCCCGGCAATTCCGAAGGTGTCGGCGGCATCTACAATTTCGTCACCAAGCGGGGCGATTGCCGCGGCAACAATTCGAAGATTTCCTGGACCCAGGTCGAGACGGGTTCTGCGATCACCTGGAAATATCCGAGCTGCATCCTGCGCGGCGATAATTCGCGCGGTGAATTCTACTCGATCGCGATTTCGAACGGCCACCAGCAGGTCGATTCCGGCACCAAGATGATCCACCTCGGCAAGAACACGACGAGCCGGATCATCAGCAAGGGCATCGCCGCCGGCGTGTCGCAGAACACTTATCGCGGCCTCGTCACCGCGCATCGCAAAGCCACCGGCGCGCGTAATTTTACGGCGTGTGATTCCTTGTTGATCGGCGACAAATGCGGTGCGCACACCGTGCCGTATATCGAGGCGAAGAATTCCTCGGCGCTGTTCGAGCATGAGGCCACCACGTCAAAGATTTCCGAGGATGTGCTGTTCTACTGCGTGCAGCGCGGGCTGAGCCAGGAAGAAGCCGTCGGCCTCGTCGTCAACGGTTTTGTCAAAGACGTGCTGCAGCAGCTGCCGATGGAATTCGCGGTGGAAGCGCAGAAGCTGATCTCGATCAGCCTCGAAGGATCGGTTGGATAG
- a CDS encoding alpha/beta hydrolase: MPEVIFTGPAGRLEGRYHPAKQKNAPIAMVLHPHPQFRGSMNHPIVYQVYYAFVARGFSVLRFNFRGVGRSQGTFDHGTGELSDAASALDWAQTINPEARACWVAGFSFGAWIGMQLLMRRPEVEGFISIAPEPNRYDFSFLAPCPSSGLIVHGDKDIVAPAKDVTTLVEKLKTQKGIVIDQQTIPGANHFFEDKLEPLMETVTGYLDMRLANVR, translated from the coding sequence ATGCCTGAAGTCATTTTCACCGGCCCCGCAGGCCGTCTCGAAGGCCGTTATCATCCGGCCAAGCAGAAGAACGCGCCGATCGCGATGGTGCTGCACCCGCATCCGCAATTTCGCGGCAGCATGAACCACCCGATCGTCTATCAAGTCTACTACGCCTTTGTGGCGCGCGGCTTTTCGGTGTTGCGGTTCAACTTCCGCGGCGTCGGTCGCAGCCAGGGCACGTTCGACCATGGCACCGGCGAACTGTCGGATGCGGCGTCGGCGCTCGATTGGGCGCAGACCATCAACCCGGAAGCGCGCGCCTGCTGGGTCGCGGGCTTCTCGTTCGGCGCCTGGATCGGCATGCAGCTCCTGATGCGCCGGCCGGAGGTCGAAGGCTTTATCTCGATCGCGCCCGAACCCAACCGTTACGATTTTTCGTTCCTGGCGCCCTGCCCCTCGTCCGGCCTGATCGTCCACGGCGACAAGGATATCGTGGCGCCGGCGAAGGACGTCACTACGCTGGTCGAAAAGCTGAAGACCCAAAAAGGCATCGTCATCGACCAGCAGACCATTCCGGGCGCCAACCATTTCTTCGAGGACAAGCTGGAGCCGCTGATGGAGACGGTGACCGGCTATCTCGACATGCGGCTCGCCAACGTTCGCTAG
- the sufC gene encoding Fe-S cluster assembly ATPase SufC, which yields MSLLEVKNLQVRVDDREILHGLSLTVNPGEVHAIMGPNGSGKSTLSHVIAGKPGYEVTGGEILFKGENLLEMSPDERAAKGVFLAFQYPVEIPGVATMTFLRTALNAQRKARGESEFSTPDFLKKVREVAKSLNIPQDMLRRGVNVGFSGGEKKRNEVLQMALFEPSLCILDEMDSGLDIDALRVAADGVNALRSPDRAMVVITHYQRLLNYIVPDFVHVMSKGRVVKSGGKELALELEASGYAQFEAAA from the coding sequence ATGTCACTGCTCGAAGTCAAGAACCTGCAGGTCCGTGTCGACGATCGGGAGATTCTCCACGGGCTGTCGCTGACGGTGAACCCGGGCGAAGTGCACGCCATCATGGGGCCGAACGGCTCCGGCAAGTCGACGCTGTCGCACGTCATCGCCGGTAAGCCCGGTTATGAAGTCACCGGCGGCGAGATCCTGTTCAAGGGCGAGAACCTCTTGGAGATGTCGCCGGACGAACGCGCCGCCAAGGGCGTGTTCCTGGCGTTCCAGTATCCGGTGGAAATCCCGGGTGTCGCCACCATGACCTTCCTGCGCACCGCGCTGAACGCCCAGCGCAAGGCGCGCGGCGAGAGCGAATTTTCGACGCCGGATTTCCTCAAGAAGGTTCGCGAGGTCGCCAAGTCCCTCAACATACCGCAGGACATGCTGCGCCGTGGCGTCAATGTCGGCTTCTCCGGCGGCGAGAAGAAGCGCAACGAAGTGCTGCAGATGGCGCTGTTCGAGCCGAGCCTGTGCATCCTCGACGAGATGGATTCCGGGCTCGACATCGACGCGCTGCGGGTCGCCGCCGACGGCGTCAACGCGCTGCGCTCGCCTGACCGAGCCATGGTGGTGATCACGCATTATCAGCGGCTGTTGAATTACATCGTGCCGGATTTCGTGCACGTGATGTCGAAAGGCCGCGTCGTGAAGAGCGGCGGCAAGGAACTGGCGCTGGAACTCGAGGCTTCCGGCTACGCGCAGTTCGAAGCCGCGGCCTGA
- a CDS encoding cysteine desulfurase family protein, whose protein sequence is MPDRVYLDWNATTPLRREAREAMVAAWELAGNPSSVHAEGRQARRLVEGARAAIAGAVGAPARDVVVFTSGGTEANALVLTQGLRRASGVPVQRLLVSAVEHASVLAGGRFPTDAISVVGVTRSGLLDLDRLRAMLADGPPALVSVMLANNETGAVQPVMEAAGIVHEAGGLLHVDAIQALGKIPFDINALGADLLTLSAHKIGGPKGVGALVVAEDLLGLEPVLRGGGQEHGRRAGTENVAGIAGFGAAAKAAMAALEGDARRLKGLRDRLEEGLRQTPGLVVFSGDAPRLPNTTLFTVPGLKAETAVIGFDLAGIAVSSGSACSSGKVQPSHVLEAMGFGPELAQGAVRLSLGWSTTPADVDRTLEAWRRLANTLLKRSDETLLERF, encoded by the coding sequence ATGCCTGACCGGGTCTATCTCGACTGGAACGCCACCACGCCGCTTCGCCGCGAAGCCCGGGAAGCGATGGTTGCCGCATGGGAGCTCGCCGGCAATCCGTCCTCGGTCCATGCCGAGGGCCGCCAGGCCCGCCGGCTGGTCGAGGGGGCGAGGGCCGCGATTGCGGGCGCGGTCGGCGCACCGGCACGAGACGTCGTCGTCTTCACCTCGGGGGGAACCGAAGCCAATGCGCTGGTGCTGACGCAGGGCCTGCGGCGGGCGAGCGGGGTTCCCGTGCAGCGGCTGTTGGTTTCCGCCGTCGAGCACGCCTCGGTGCTCGCGGGCGGGCGATTCCCGACCGATGCCATTAGCGTCGTCGGCGTCACCCGGTCGGGCCTGCTCGACCTCGACCGCCTGCGGGCGATGCTCGCTGACGGGCCGCCGGCGCTGGTCTCGGTGATGCTGGCCAACAACGAAACCGGGGCGGTGCAGCCGGTCATGGAGGCTGCGGGGATCGTGCACGAAGCGGGCGGACTGCTGCATGTCGACGCGATCCAGGCCCTTGGCAAGATTCCTTTCGATATCAATGCATTGGGTGCCGATCTGCTGACGCTTTCGGCGCACAAGATCGGCGGTCCCAAGGGCGTCGGCGCCCTGGTTGTGGCCGAGGACCTGCTCGGGCTCGAGCCGGTGCTGCGCGGTGGCGGTCAGGAACACGGCCGCCGGGCGGGGACCGAGAATGTGGCGGGAATTGCGGGCTTCGGCGCCGCCGCCAAGGCCGCCATGGCTGCGCTGGAGGGCGATGCGCGCCGCCTTAAGGGCTTGCGGGACCGGCTTGAAGAAGGCCTGCGGCAGACCCCCGGACTGGTGGTGTTCTCAGGCGACGCTCCGCGGCTGCCCAACACCACGCTGTTCACGGTTCCCGGGCTCAAGGCGGAAACCGCCGTCATCGGCTTCGATCTCGCCGGGATTGCGGTATCCTCGGGTTCCGCCTGTTCGTCGGGCAAGGTGCAGCCGTCGCACGTGCTGGAGGCGATGGGGTTCGGCCCCGAACTGGCCCAGGGAGCCGTGCGGCTCAGTCTGGGCTGGTCCACGACGCCTGCGGACGTCGATCGGACCCTTGAGGCTTGGCGAAGGCTCGCCAATACCTTACTTAAGAGAAGCGACGAAACACTGCTTGAACGGTTCTAA